The DNA region CATGAGGGAAATGGTCAAGACAGCAGCGCTAACCCCGGTAATGAGTTGCGACCCAGTAAAACATAACTATTGTTGGTGCCCAGGGGTCAAGGGTCATCAAAAACGGGGTCTGTCCCATTCTTGGAAACTTTCTCATCCATGAGCTAGCTGTCTTTGAGGTATTATCATTAAGGTGTCTTTCTTCTGACAGCACTGCAACAGGAGATTGATCCATGGGGGCGTTGAGGGAGGACACAATAATCAAAACAGTATGTGTTCCTGACCCATGCCGTAGACAGTATATTTTTGACATCTTTCGAGTAGTACAGCTGGAGATTCACGCATATGTCATGGCCTCTGCGACGGTGATGCTAGCCGCCGATCAGGGGCCGCCGAGAGTTGTTGAGTTCACGGATGACGCTGACGTGGAGAACGACTCTGATTCTCAGGGAGCCTTGTGCCCCAACAACTAGCGACAGTATCAGATGCTCGTTTTAAAGAGCAGGAACCCATCTTTCAGTTGGGGTAGAATTCGAGATTCGAGGAAACTCATGTCCTGTCCACGAGTTTCGCCCatgacacacacacatcttCTAGAAACAACGAGTCCGAAAGAGACCCATTCACATATGATGTTGAGCTAACAAATGGCCCGTGGCGTGCGTGATGACTCCCAACCCTTCATTCCTTACTGGTACAGATTTCCACTCGTGTACTTGAGCCCCGTGTCGCACGCAACAGTGACGACCACCTTCCCAGGACCGAGTTCCTTCGCCAGCGCGAGCGCAGCGACAATATTGAGCCCCGTCGAAGTGCCGGCCAAgatgccctcctccttcgcGAGCCTGCGGCACATCTCCCGCGCCTCCTGCTCCGGGTACGCGCGAACCTCGTCGTACAAGGCTCTGTCGAGCAGAGGCGGCACGAATCCGGGCCCGATGCCTTCGATGCCGTGAgtgccccccttcccctgcGTCAGAAGCGGCGCTGATGCCGGCTCAAGAACGACCACGCGCGTAGCGGGACGCGCAGCCTTGAGAACCGTCGACGTGCCCATGGCCATGCCGGCCCCCCCGATAGCGGCACAGAAGGCGTCGATCCCCTGGGGGAACTgcgcgacgagctcctcgccgagcgTCCTGTAGCCCGCGATGCAGTCCCTGTTGTTGAACTGGTCCGCCGCGTAGTGCCCCTCGTTCTCCGCCACGATGGTCTTGGCCCGTCCGACGATGGAGGCGAAGAGCTCCGGCGtgatcttgccgtcggggCTGTGGAcgttctcgacgacggccccgaacgccgccatcgtccgcagcttctccttggcgaACGCGTCGGagcagacggcgacgaaCCGGTACCCCTTGAGGCTGCACACGAAGGCGAGGGACGAGCCcgtgctgccgccggtggCCTCGACAACGGTCGACCCCGGCCGTATGTCCCCCCGgcgctcggcctcctcgatgaTGGCTCGCGCCAGGCGGTCCTTGTACGACCCCGTCGGGTTGAGGGACTCGAGCTTGACGTACACGTCGGCGCATCCCTCCGGCACGACGCGGCGAAGGCGCACGCATGGCGTGTTGCCGATGGCGTCCAGGACGGTGTCGACGGGGGGCGGGGCGCGAGTTCCAGACATGCTCAAGCAAGAGAAGTAGGGATAACGGTGAGTTTGAGGATCGCTTTCAACGGTGTGATGAACGTAACGCAAGAAGACTTTCCCACCTGTTTTGTAGCCATcaacagccccccccccccagtcgCTCAGTGAGCCCTTCTGTCAACACGAAGTGGGGGGTTGATAAGGGATCGGCCAGTCCACGCCCTTTGAGGGAAAATGGCTGGAACTTGTGTAGTGCTTACGGATGATTGTGACGGAACGCCAGAGAACCGTTAAAGAATGCTGGTTCTACCAACGTAAAACCCAACCGAATCCAGCAGTTAAGGCTAATTACACAACAACAGAATCAAACAGCAGCCAATAGCTCAATACTCGCACTACATCCTTTTCTCGTGCTGCCAAGTCAACAAGGTAGCTCATTTTGAAATACACACACAGTACACGTCAAAGGACCATACCTGGACCCTACTCTAGGCGGGTTACTGTGTTGAACCCTGGACCAGTTGAATCTTAGTATGCCCTCAAGTAGTTCAACTCGTCAAGAGACAGACACCTCCAATAGTGGAGTCTGGACGTTCGTGGCTGAGACTATCAACGGTCTCAGACAACCCGAAGGTCTGCATTGGTAGCCTCTTTTCAAGTTTCATGTCTGCTATGTAGTTGCTTGTTCTATGAATGATAGAGAAAGATGGTCAGTCTCATTTCGCTGGACTCCGTGGCGATCGGTGGTCTAGCCACTTTAGCTTCAATACTTGCAACATTATTTATCGCAAGAACTCGGAAACCCACGGCATCCTGCTTCAAGATATATGCGCGTCAGCCACTGAAACCGGGGTCGAACAAACTGCGTTCGGAGATCTGGATCACAAGCCAGAGTCCACCGTCGCTGCGTGGTATCAAACTCCAGTGACGTGAACCCGACAATCAGCTGGTGTACGAGACGGCCGATGATTAG from Colletotrichum higginsianum IMI 349063 chromosome 4, whole genome shotgun sequence includes:
- a CDS encoding Cysteine synthase a yields the protein MSGTRAPPPVDTVLDAIGNTPCVRLRRVVPEGCADVYVKLESLNPTGSYKDRLARAIIEEAERRGDIRPGSTVVEATGGSTGSSLAFVCSLKGYRFVAVCSDAFAKEKLRTMAAFGAVVENVHSPDGKITPELFASIVGRAKTIVAENEGHYAADQFNNRDCIAGYRTLGEELVAQFPQGIDAFCAAIGGAGMAMGTSTVLKAARPATRVVVLEPASAPLLTQGKGGTHGIEGIGPGFVPPLLDRALYDEVRAYPEQEAREMCRRLAKEEGILAGTSTGLNIVAALALAKELGPGKVVVTVACDTGLKYTSGNLYQ